The genomic interval GCGGGAGGAAAAATGAAAAGCGGGGTGCGCGTGAGCCATGAGTGTTGAAGCGTTTTTCATTTTGCCAGAACTACATTCGCTTGCTTCGGCTCTCGCCTCACAAGTGTTTTGTTACTTTTATTTTGGGCAAGCAAAATAAAAGTAAGGACGGCGTATGAATAGAACAAGATAGTTATTTGTCGCAAACAGACTCTAAAAATAACTTCTCAATCAAAAACATACCCTATCTAACTCTGCTCATTCTCCTTAATACTCTTTATAAACTTGTTGGCGAATAAAAATTCTTTCAATTCCCGTACATCTGTATCAATAATGTTATTGCTGTCGCCTTCCCAGACTTTGCGGCCTTTGTATAAAAACATCACATACTCCCCGATTCCCATCACAGAGTTCATGTCATGGGTAACAACGATAGTAGTCATTTTGTATTCGTCAGTAATTTCCTTGATAAGCTCATCTATGGTTACAGCGGTAAGCGGATCGAGGCCGGAGTTAGGCTCGTCTACAAAGAGATACTTCGGATTCATTACGATTGCTCTGGCAATGCCTACCCGTTTCTGCATACCTCCGCTGATTTCAGAAGGCATCCGCAGGTTTACATTCTCCAGACCTACGCGTTTGAGACAAAAATTCACCCGGTCGAGTTTTTCCTGGCGGCTCATGGGCGTAAGCATATCGAGAGGAAACATCACATTCTCTTCTACGGTCTTGGAGTCAAACAAAGCACTTCCCTGAAAGAGCATCCCCATTTCCCGGCGGACTTCTGTACGCAGATTGCGGTCGCCATTGATAAAATCCCGGCCATCAAAGAAAACGTTGCCGCTGTCGGGCTTAATCAGGCCCACGATACATTTGAGCAATACGCTTTTACCTGTTCCGCTGCCGCCAATAATCAAACTGGTATCGCTGTCTTTAAACTTGCCGCTGATGCCAGCCAGTACTTCTTTGCCGTTAAAGGTTTTGCGAATGTCTTTAATCTCAATCATACGCTGTATCTGTAATGAGTATTGGTTAGAAATATAACCAGATATGTATTTTCAGAATTCCCCTATTGCGAGGAGATAAAGGAAACTACTTCGTTTCCTGCTTCCAAACACACTGACTTTGTGTTACCATTTAAACTCCTGTTGAACTTTATAGCAGAAGCTGAGCCAGAATGAAATCTGCCAGCAGCACAGCAATACAGCTATTGGTAACCGCATTGGTACTCGATTTTCCTACTTCCAAGGCTCCGCCTCTGGTATAAAATCCCTGGAAAGACGATATAGAAGAAATCAGAAAAGCGAAAACCACTGATTTAATGAGTGCAAAGGTTACATTGTATGCGTTAAAATCTGCGCGGATACCGTAGATATATTCCTGCGGTGTAATCACGCCGGTAAGTGTACCGGAAAGATATCCTCCGAAAATACTCAGGAATCCCGATAGAATCACAAGCATTGGGAATACGATAATAGAAGCTATGACTTTGGGAAGTACCAGGTAAGAAGCCGCATTAATTCCCATTACTTCGAGTGCATCAATTTGCTCGGTGATACGCATCGTACCTAGGCCACCAGCAATGTTGGAGCCCACTTTTCCGGAGAGTACCACACATGTAATGGTTGGGGCGAGTTCCAGAACCGTCATATCGCGAACGATAAGGCCAATAACGTAGGTCGGAATCAAAGGGCTTACCAGGTTATAAGCCGTTTGTACGGCGGTTACTGCCCCGATAAACGAGGAAACGATCACCACAATAAAGATAGAGTCTATTCCGATCAGGATACATTCATCTACCACCCGGTTTATATATACATTGAATTTTTCGCGGTTTGAGAAAAGATTTCCCATAAATGTAAGGTACTTGCCGAGCTGAGCAATCAAACTTATCATATAATAAAGGCTGGATTAATTAGGTTTATGTTACGCATCACGTGATTTTTCGGACAGCAGGTATGTGCCGTAAAGGCGCTTGCGCTAAAATACAAATCAATTGGATTATTTTGCTTAACAAACAAGTATATTTCAGAAATATTCACATACGCAGGTGTAAGTATTAGGTTGTAAATGCCAGGTTTTAGTCATGCCCCCTTCAGCAAAGTATACCTGATGTTCATCTTTAGACGCTCAGCAACATAAGTAGTACTATTTACTAAAGAAATTGGATACTCATTATGAAGCGTTGTCAGAATTGCCTGGTGCTATGCCAGATTCGCGTTGAGCAATGAACGCTTAAATGTAGGAGATGCATCATTCAGGTTAAGCAATATAGGCTTCCGGTTAAACAATGAATAGTAAATGTATGGGATGAACGCTTCGGAGTAAGCAATGAATCCATCGCTGTAAGAATTGTTAGCTCAGCCTCTGAAAAATACTTTTCAGGTTAAGAAATGCACACTCAGAGGTCAGCGTTATACTCTCAAGATCAAGCAGAATACAGGAGCCTGAATTAGATAAATAGAGATAGCTAAGTAATTAAACACAATTAAGTATAATATTTTCATCTACTTCAAGTTTTTTAAAATCAAGTTTAAAGTAAGTACCCAATCCTGAAAAGATGGTATAAAGTGCCTCCTTAAGCGCTTCTACAGACAGATAGTCTTCGGCTTTGAGCCAATGATATTTCACCTGCTTCCAAAATCGTTCGATCCTGTTAAGATGAGGACTATACTTAGGCAGCAAAAAGATGTATAATCCTTTCTGTTCCCATTCTTCTTTTTTGACTTCCCATAGGCCACATGTATGCCAGGAGGCGTTGTCTAAGACTATGACAGTAAACTTGGAAATAGATGTTGAGAAGGCCTCTACACATTCAATGATAAAGTCAGCGTTTAGACTCCCACTTTTCTGATAAGTAAGCAACTCATTATTTGTACTTAACAAGCCAAATACATTTATCCTTGTACTTCTTTGGGATAAAATAGGGGCGTGTTCGCCTTTTTTGATCCATCCATAAGGTACACAAGGGGTAAGGCAAAACCCTGATTCGTCTCCAAAATATAAATCTATACTGCCTGTCTGTGCCAAATAAAGCAAAGCATGTAATCGCTTGACTTTCTGCTCATATGCTTCTTTGTTTTGCAATGGCTTTATCCATTTACGGAAACGTTTCCATCGGTAGTCAATTTTTTTAAAAACCGCTTCAAGGTCATCTCACTCATAGCCGTGCCTAATTTAGCTTCTATCTCTCGCTTAGCTAATTTAAGTTGTTGTTTTTCTTTCTCTATGCTATTTTCCACTACTTCAACATGGGTAGCATTACTGGTAGTAAGGATGGGTTTTCTGCCTTTCCCTTTTTGGTTCTTTAACCCTACCACACCTGTTTTCTCAAAGCGATCAAACCACTTATAAATACTTAACTGACTTACTTGAAAAATGCTTGCTAACTTCTGTACTTGATAGCCTTGATTGGATAACAGTATACATTGGCAACGGTTACGTTCCTGATAACTTTTACTATCTTTATGAATCTTCTCTAAGTCTTGTTTTTGCTTGTCTGTAATCTTCTTGATATAACGCATAAGCAAAGATACAATTTGCCAAAATCTTATACTTAATTGTGTACTCTTACTTATAGCAAGCTGCCGACATAAATTTTATTCTTGTGCCGCTGGCATATGGGTGTGTTTATTTTCCTGGATTAAGAAATAAATGCAACTGCTAAAAGAGTTGTGTATCCACATTTGGGCCTTAATATAGACAGAAAGAGATATTAGAAATAAAAATAAGTTCAAACCTACAATATGAATAAACAACTCTTACTTTTTGCCGTATGCTTGCTTACTTTTGTCTTTCCTGCTTTTGCACAAGTATCTTTGATACCTAAATTTGGCCTGACCCTTGGCACTTATCAACTAAATAATGTGGAAGATAAAGAATTTATGGTAGGCTTTGCATCAGGTCTTGGTGTACACATTCCTATTCCACAGAGCACTATCTTCTCACTTCAAACAGAAGTGAATTATATTCAAAAAGGCGCTCACTATAGACGAACCGATACTCCCACAAACACGCCTATCGATTTAGCCCTCCAGATTGATAGCAAATATAAAATCAACTACTTAGAAATTCCCTTACTATTTAAAGCTACATTTGGTAAGGGTGCACTCAAATATTATTTTATGGCAGGTGAATCCATAGGTGTTGCATTGGGCGGGAACTATACCAGTCAAATCGAGGGCAATAACCAACCAGGTATTAAGCAAGAGGGCAAAATACTATTTAAAGTAAAACCTGATCAATATACCGGAGAGGATGCCTATTTTTATCCAAAGGGTTATAACCGAGTAGACCTAGGCATACAAATAGGAACAGGTATAGGCTTGCAGGTAGGCAAAGGGATGCTTTTTGCAGATGTCCGTTATGGACGAGGAGTGACTCATCTGATCAGGCATCATAAAATTGTTATTACAGAGCCCCACCCATATCTGGGAGAGATAAAAGTTGATGTAAACCGACCTGCTGATATGAAAAGCCGAACTTTTGTTTTTAGCCTTGGCTATATGATCCCTGTTGGAAAGACAAATTAAATCAAACCATAAAACGCAAGAAAAGACCGGCATAGAACACTTAACCCACTACTAAATCTAGAGCTTTAGTAGAAGCATGGGTATGTGGGGTTTGTGTTTAGTTTGCAAGGGAGAATTAAGATATACAATGAGATTAATAAATTATAATTCCAAATAGGAAAATACTTCCTGAAAAACGATTAATTAGTTAACTAACCGCTTAAAATCATGAAATATCTATTGATTTTTTTATTGTTTGGCTTCAACTTATTTGCTCATGCACAAAAAGGAAACTTTGTGATCAATACTCAAGCTTCGCCTTTAATCTTCAAAGACATAGATGGTGTAGAAGTAAATCTGGAAAAGTATAAGGGTAAAGTTATAGTGCTCAATTTCTGGAATATTGGTTGCACTGGATGTGAAGAAGAAAGAGCAGATTTAAATAAGATTTATCACCGAACAAAGAATGATAAATTAGTATTCCTTTCTGTAACAATGAACAAGGAAGAAAAAATAAAAGATTGGTTAGGTAAACACCCCATTGATTATCCAATTTTGGGGAATGTAGATTTTCTGGGGATGAAAGGGAATGAGTTCTTTCAAATTCAATGCATGCCTACTACCATTGTTATCGACAAAGAAAACAGGGTTGTATATAATCAATGTAAAACTATTTTTGAGAAGGAGAATGGGCCTGCATTTGAAAAACTCTTATCTGAATCCTTATCAAAATAAGAGCCTTAAATACCTGCTGCTAATACTCTGTAAACTGCCAACCATATCATATCGACACATTACCTAAGCACAACCAACTGATTTGCAATTGATTCATTGAAGACATTCAAATAAAATCAAAACTATGACACAGCCTACTTATCCTCTTGTAATGGTTTACAATAATAGGGTGTTAAATATAATACCAACAGAGGTTGATCTTTCTCAGCCTACACCTTTTGGTACGATCAGACCAACCGATCAAGAAGTGGCCTTTGACGGGAATGGCAATAAGTGGACTTATCGGCTAACTTCAAACCAATCAAATCAATTCGAAGTTAGCTTTTCAAAAAAACTTCTGTTGTATACGTTGCCTAGCCCGATAATAATAGTTAAGCCAGAGTGGACAAACCAGGGTGTGTATCAATTGGAAGAGTTAAAAGAGGTAATCATTGCGTGTGTTCGCAACAGTGATTATGTTATTGCATCATTCACAGATATGGATGGCGTAGAAGCTGCAATCAGCCAGGCAAATTCCTTCTATGAGTTGTATCAGAATCTAAGTAAATATGAATTTATAATAGAAGAGAATGTCCTTTGGGGGGAACAATAGCATAAATCATAAAAGCCATCAACACTTAACCCTATGACAACTATTGTCATCAGTGCAATGGATCAGCATGCAAGCAGTATGAGAGCTTTGTGCTCTATTGCCAGTAATTGAATTATGAAAAAAATTGGATTTTCACTTCTGTTATTTTTAGTCTTTACGAAAAGCTATCCACAAGTAGAAATTCGGGGTGTAAGTAGAATTGAAACAGATGGTATACAGTCTGACTCTTTAAGTAGATCGCCAAATAAGGATTTTGAAGAGCGAATTAGAATAAAGCCAATAGTAGGATCAAGCAATGATGTAGAAATAAGATTTTATGCACATACACTATTGACTCATACAAGGGATTTGAGAATTATAAAACTAAATAAAAATACATGGGAAGGAATTCTTTTTAAAGAAACAAACCACCCAAGGATTAAGATTAGAAGATATAAACTGAACCCTAAATCAGGGTTTGATGCACTTTTTAGTTTACTCCTTGAAAATAATCTGACAAGATTACCAGACCAAGAGGAACTCAAGCCCAAAATGAGGAAGGTTACAATAAAAAACGGCTGGGAAGTTGAACATAAACTTCTTGTTACCGATGGAACTGTCTATACAGTGGAGTTCAAAATTGGCGATAAATCTAGAATTTACTCTTTTCATAGCTCTGAATCCTATGCAGAGTTTTATGCGGATGTACAAGAACTGAAAGACTATGTGGCCATAAAGAAGATTTTCGAAACACAACTAAAAGAATAGCTACTGGCAACTACAAATTTGACCGTCAACCGGGTCACCCAAGCACATAATTAACGTATGAGGACAATGTCGGCTGCACTTGGTGTATTGTGCACAAGCAGGAGAAAAGCAATATATTGGTAAACAAATGTGCGATTATAAAATAAATATCATCTATCAGATTGGTCTTGAAAACCTATGAGAGCAGTATCTGGGCAGCTTCTCGTTTTATTCATTTTCCTGACAAGTTGTATGGATGAGAGCATTGCAGAAAAGCTTTATAGCAAGTGTAAGGAGAAAGATAAGTGTATCCAACAAGTTAAGCAGGTGACAAATTTCAAGTGGGAAAAGGTTTACATTTTTTCGGTTCAGGCAAATCTGGAATACATTGAAAAGATATTGGGTGTTCCTTATAAGCAGTGGAAAGACGTTGGAGACCGAATAATTTTTGTTGACAAAGGGAAAGTAGTTTATCACGAAGAATATTTTCCATATCCCGAACAAATAGAAAATGGAAGTACTTTTTTTGAAATCAATAAAGATACTTATGTGGGGCAATATAATACAGCAGTTTTTTCTGTGGAAAAGCAGGAAAATGACAAAAGAGAATGGTATTATGTTATAAAACCAATTCAATAAAAAGCATTTCATCCCCTGGACATCAGGAGAAAAGAACTTGAACCTGATACTTTGCGGAGATGGCCAGTTTTATAATGTAAACAAAAACCATATACAAACGCATGTTCACCCTCAGTCAGATAAACGACATACATGAACGTCTTGGAAAACAAGCAACCCTGGCTCAATACCTGCAGGCGCTGGAAGCTATTGGCGTAGTGAAATATGATTCATTCCTAACCGATGGGCATTCAGAATATTATGGAAAGAACAATGAAAAAATAGTTTCTCCTTCTGTGCATAAGACATTGGAAATTACCCATACTAGCAATGCGGAAAGTATGCATACGCAATTACATTTACATGAGCAGGGCAAAATAGATTATCTGGAAATGTCAAGGGGATTAGCTGAGAGCGGAATTGAAAAATGGACATTTGACACCATTCATAAGACAATTACCTATTATGGTAAAGATGGGAATAAAGTATTGGTGGAAGAGATTGAGTGAAAAAAGCATAAACTACGCATGCAAATTTGCCTGCTAATCCATACCACATGCCATACCTAAATTCCTGCCGTCTTTTTCTGTGCATTCTTCTTTTTTCGCTCACATTTCGCTGCACGCCTTCATCACCACCGCTGAAGGAACATTCTCCGGAAAAGAAAGCCAGTCAAAAAGTGTTTGCTATTCAACAAGTGAATGTTATCCCGATGACATCCGGAGGTAACATACTGCCCAATGCTACGGTGATCATTAGAAATGAACGGATTGTATCGCTCAATGGGCCCATTCCTGCTGAAGCTGAAATCATTGATGGTAAAGGAAAATGGCTTATTCCTGGTCTTATTGATATGCATGTGCATGTACCAACAGATATGCATTTTGGTCCGGCACGCCCGACGCAAGGAGCTACTCTATTTTTTGATACACAAGATATGATGACGCCTTACATTGCGAATGGAGTTACTACAATTTTCGAACTCACAGCTAAAGCTGAACACTTTGGCCAAAGAAACGAAATAGCCAGGGGCGATGTGATTGGGCCGCATATGGCACTGGCAGCGCTTATTAATGGAGGGGAAGGATCAGGAAGAGTAGTAAATACCGCCTCCGATGGTCGTCAAGCTGTTCGCAGTGCCAAAGCCGAAGGCTACGAGTTCATCAAGGTATATTCTGATCTGAATGTAGAGACATATCAGGCTATTATTGATGAAGCTAAGAAGCAGGGATTAAAAACCATCGGACATATTCCTAATGCATTTAAAGGCAGGCTGGAACAAGCCTTTGTGCCACATTTTGGAATGGTGGCGCATGGAGAGGAATTTTCGAAACAGACAAATGAATATAGCGAAGGGGATGCGCAGCGTTTTGCACAGCTTGCCAAAAAGAATGAAACCTGGCTGTCGCCTACCTTAACAACCATGGAGCGGATTTTAACTCAGGTGCGTTCACTAGACGAACTTCGTGCTTCTCCATTACTTCAATATGTGCATCCGCTTTTGCAGAGTAAATGGCTGACAGCTAATAATTATAACAGGGACACAAGCCCGGAACGTGTCGCTCATATCGGGCAACTGGTTGATTTCAATGTTAAATTGGTACGGGCTTTTAAAAAAGCCGGAGTACCGATTGTGGTCGGCACTGACACTGGCGTTTCTGGAGTAATGGCTGGATTTGCCGTTCATGATGAAATCGAATTGTTGGTAAAAGCCGGAATGACACCCCTGGAAGCGCTCGCCTCAGCCACCCGTTTGCCTGCCAGTTGGCTTGGTATCGATAACGAAGTGGGAACCATCGAAGTAGGCAAACGGGCAGACCTGATTTTGCTTGATGCTGACCCACTCACTGATATAACAAACACCAGAAAAATCAGGGGAGTTTTTGTCAATGGCAGATGGGTGGACCGGTCCACGAGCCAGGCTATGCTTTCCGGCCTCTCCAAGCGTAATCAAGCTGCCAAAA from Rhodocytophaga rosea carries:
- a CDS encoding ABC transporter ATP-binding protein encodes the protein MIEIKDIRKTFNGKEVLAGISGKFKDSDTSLIIGGSGTGKSVLLKCIVGLIKPDSGNVFFDGRDFINGDRNLRTEVRREMGMLFQGSALFDSKTVEENVMFPLDMLTPMSRQEKLDRVNFCLKRVGLENVNLRMPSEISGGMQKRVGIARAIVMNPKYLFVDEPNSGLDPLTAVTIDELIKEITDEYKMTTIVVTHDMNSVMGIGEYVMFLYKGRKVWEGDSNNIIDTDVRELKEFLFANKFIKSIKENEQS
- a CDS encoding MlaE family ABC transporter permease, with the protein product MAQLGKYLTFMGNLFSNREKFNVYINRVVDECILIGIDSIFIVVIVSSFIGAVTAVQTAYNLVSPLIPTYVIGLIVRDMTVLELAPTITCVVLSGKVGSNIAGGLGTMRITEQIDALEVMGINAASYLVLPKVIASIIVFPMLVILSGFLSIFGGYLSGTLTGVITPQEYIYGIRADFNAYNVTFALIKSVVFAFLISSISSFQGFYTRGGALEVGKSSTNAVTNSCIAVLLADFILAQLLL
- a CDS encoding IS630 family transposase, which produces MQNKEAYEQKVKRLHALLYLAQTGSIDLYFGDESGFCLTPCVPYGWIKKGEHAPILSQRSTRINVFGLLSTNNELLTYQKSGSLNADFIIECVEAFSTSISKFTVIVLDNASWHTCGLWEVKKEEWEQKGLYIFLLPKYSPHLNRIERFWKQVKYHWLKAEDYLSVEALKEALYTIFSGLGTYFKLDFKKLEVDENIILNCV
- a CDS encoding helix-turn-helix domain-containing protein — its product is MRYIKKITDKQKQDLEKIHKDSKSYQERNRCQCILLSNQGYQVQKLASIFQVSQLSIYKWFDRFEKTGVVGLKNQKGKGRKPILTTSNATHVEVVENSIEKEKQQLKLAKREIEAKLGTAMSEMTLKRFLKKLTTDGNVSVNG
- a CDS encoding porin family protein gives rise to the protein MNKQLLLFAVCLLTFVFPAFAQVSLIPKFGLTLGTYQLNNVEDKEFMVGFASGLGVHIPIPQSTIFSLQTEVNYIQKGAHYRRTDTPTNTPIDLALQIDSKYKINYLEIPLLFKATFGKGALKYYFMAGESIGVALGGNYTSQIEGNNQPGIKQEGKILFKVKPDQYTGEDAYFYPKGYNRVDLGIQIGTGIGLQVGKGMLFADVRYGRGVTHLIRHHKIVITEPHPYLGEIKVDVNRPADMKSRTFVFSLGYMIPVGKTN
- a CDS encoding TlpA disulfide reductase family protein; this encodes MKYLLIFLLFGFNLFAHAQKGNFVINTQASPLIFKDIDGVEVNLEKYKGKVIVLNFWNIGCTGCEEERADLNKIYHRTKNDKLVFLSVTMNKEEKIKDWLGKHPIDYPILGNVDFLGMKGNEFFQIQCMPTTIVIDKENRVVYNQCKTIFEKENGPAFEKLLSESLSK
- a CDS encoding DUF1398 domain-containing protein, with the translated sequence MFTLSQINDIHERLGKQATLAQYLQALEAIGVVKYDSFLTDGHSEYYGKNNEKIVSPSVHKTLEITHTSNAESMHTQLHLHEQGKIDYLEMSRGLAESGIEKWTFDTIHKTITYYGKDGNKVLVEEIE
- a CDS encoding amidohydrolase family protein — its product is MPYLNSCRLFLCILLFSLTFRCTPSSPPLKEHSPEKKASQKVFAIQQVNVIPMTSGGNILPNATVIIRNERIVSLNGPIPAEAEIIDGKGKWLIPGLIDMHVHVPTDMHFGPARPTQGATLFFDTQDMMTPYIANGVTTIFELTAKAEHFGQRNEIARGDVIGPHMALAALINGGEGSGRVVNTASDGRQAVRSAKAEGYEFIKVYSDLNVETYQAIIDEAKKQGLKTIGHIPNAFKGRLEQAFVPHFGMVAHGEEFSKQTNEYSEGDAQRFAQLAKKNETWLSPTLTTMERILTQVRSLDELRASPLLQYVHPLLQSKWLTANNYNRDTSPERVAHIGQLVDFNVKLVRAFKKAGVPIVVGTDTGVSGVMAGFAVHDEIELLVKAGMTPLEALASATRLPASWLGIDNEVGTIEVGKRADLILLDADPLTDITNTRKIRGVFVNGRWVDRSTSQAMLSGLSKRNQAAKNDYDWNKRRDY